Proteins encoded in a region of the Oscarella lobularis chromosome 5, ooOscLobu1.1, whole genome shotgun sequence genome:
- the LOC136187590 gene encoding protein phosphatase 3 catalytic subunit alpha-like, whose product MFVCSLFTSTRVFPRLVLMEKTDVLDRRVRLEDIYATLVNAVAKTRNESTQKDAALASAIDPRIETAKLIDESTVFAIIAEAEEAVKSEPNVLELDAPVTICGDVHGQFLDLIKLFRTAAGGGLLHDTPKTPSQTRRLPDRILRGLKAEPRNNSTFLFLGDHVDRGPDSFTCMIYLLALKGAFPERIFLL is encoded by the exons ATGTTCGTTTGCTCTCTTTTCACATCGACAC GCGTATTTCCGCGACTCGTTCTTATGGAGAAGACGGACGTTCTCGACCGGCGCGTACGACTCGAAGACATCTACGCGACGCTCGTCAACGCGGTAGCGAAAACacgaaacgaatcgacgcaaaAAGACGCCGCACTCGCGTCTGCGATCGATCCCCGCATCGAAACG GCGAAGCtcatcgacgaatcgactgTTTTTGCTATAATCGCCGAAGCTGAAGAAGCCGTGAAAAGCGAGCCGAATGTGCTCGAACTCGACGCACCAGTGACG atttgtggTGACGTTCACGGCCAATTTTTAGATCTGATTAAATTGTTTCGtaccgccgccggcggcggtcTCCTGCACGACACGCCGAAAACGCCGTCCCAAACGCGCCGTCTTCCCGATCGCATTCTCCGCGGTCTCAAAGCCGAGCCGCGAAACAActcgacgtttctcttcctcggcGACCACGTCGATCGCGGCCCCGATTCGTTCACCTGCATGATATATCTATTAGCGTTAAAGGGCGCGTTTCCCGAGCGAATATTCTTGCTTTGA